A DNA window from Acidobacteriota bacterium contains the following coding sequences:
- a CDS encoding potassium channel family protein, translating to METNRNQASSTPAHRRIESVLYALVVFACLLTLPVIYYEWHGVNSRLLTMADWCIWAIFVCEYGVLLALAPDRRRYIVGNWLNAGIIVLSFPQLPAMMGSVRLVRLTRLIRLFLVATKGLRTMKVVVSQKSFVYVLSVTALLVVVAAQLLHMLEPMPGGFADGLWWAVVTTTTVGYGDITPTTAAGRFVAVMLMLAGTALIATVAASVSAYFVGAERTEEYEDLKARLRRIERMLEKPAPPASGQSTHARSHNEGDPSPPNPSRP from the coding sequence ATGGAGACCAATCGAAATCAGGCGAGCTCCACCCCTGCGCACCGTCGGATTGAGTCGGTCCTTTATGCCCTCGTAGTGTTCGCGTGTCTCCTCACCCTGCCTGTCATTTACTACGAATGGCACGGAGTCAATTCCAGACTTCTGACTATGGCCGACTGGTGCATCTGGGCGATCTTCGTGTGCGAATACGGAGTCCTTCTGGCACTTGCCCCCGACAGGAGGCGATACATCGTAGGGAACTGGCTGAACGCCGGGATCATTGTTCTGTCCTTCCCCCAACTGCCAGCGATGATGGGATCTGTCCGCCTCGTTCGTTTAACTCGCCTGATTCGACTCTTCTTGGTGGCAACCAAGGGGCTCCGCACGATGAAGGTCGTCGTGAGCCAAAAGAGTTTCGTCTATGTGCTGAGCGTGACAGCGTTGCTTGTGGTGGTGGCGGCTCAGCTTCTCCACATGCTGGAACCCATGCCCGGAGGATTCGCGGATGGGCTGTGGTGGGCGGTAGTCACCACGACTACTGTGGGCTATGGAGATATCACTCCAACGACTGCCGCAGGCCGTTTTGTCGCGGTGATGTTGATGCTGGCGGGCACGGCTCTGATCGCCACAGTTGCGGCTTCGGTGTCTGCCTACTTCGTTGGAGCCGAACGAACGGAAGAGTATGAAGATCTCAAGGCCCGTTTGAGGCGAATCGAACGCATGCTGGAGAAACCCGCCCCACCAGCCTCCGGTCAATCGACACACGCAAGAAGCCACAATGAGGGCGATCCGTCGCCGCCGAACCCCTCACGCCCATGA